The Fulvivirga maritima genome segment AGAAAATACTTGAAGTGATAGAAAACCAACTGGCTATAAGCAGAGATGATAATCGCTTTGCCTATCAGATTTTGAAACAGTATGGCAATATGTCATCTGCCACAATCATTTTTGTGCTTCATGAGATAATGAAAAACCTAACGGCCGACGATAATAATAAAAAGCTACTGTCCTTGGCTTTTGGCCCTGGCCTTACGCTTGAAAGCATGATTTTAAATATCATCAGTTAACAGAACTTATATGGCCTCAAAATTTGACCACCGTAGCAATGATCCTGAACTTATGGATGACCTTAACAGCTCAGGCCAGGTAATAGAGCAGACGCTCAAGGAGCTGGAGGTGATCAATAAATGGCTGGGAGGCAACTATGTTACCACCAACGGACTTTCCAAATTGGTGTCACGTCAAGAGTTAAGTTCGTCTCCCCTGGTTATCCTTGATTTAGGCTGTGGGAGTGGAGATATGCTTAAGCGCATGGCCAACTGGGGCAGAAAAAGAAATATAAAGCTTCAGCTCATCGGGATTGATGCTAACCCTAATATTATTGAATGGGCTAAAAACAACAGCAAAGATTACGAAGAGATTAGTTTCAAGTGCCTGAATATATTCTCTGAAGACTTTAAAAATATTCCTTGTGATATTATAACCTCTACACTCTTCACCCACCATTTTACTGATGAAGAATTAATAATACTTTTAAAGCAATTTAAAGAGCAAGCTAAGATGGGATTGGTGATCAATGATTTACACCGGCATTGGTTTGCATTCTATTCTATAAAAATTTTAACATCGGTTTTCTCAAAATCGCCGATGGTAAAATATGATGCAGCTCTTTCTGTATTAAGATCATTTCGAAAAAAGGATATTCAAAAAGTCTTAACCGAAAGTGGCTGCAAGCAATATTCATTAAGGTGGCTTTGGGCTTTTCGCTGGCAATTAGTGATCAGATTCTAATGTCACTAATTTAAGCGGCTGAGCTTACCTCCAGCATAGTTTCCTGCAGCTCTCTTTTTAAGTTGTAATGAAAGCTAGGAAAATTCAACAAGTCCACATGCTTATTTAGCGTTTTTAAAACGGTGATAACAGCGGTAAGGGCATCTACCTCTTTGAAAAACACCTTATGCTCACTATTATCATCTTCATTGAGCACTTCTTCAGTAAACTCATCCAGATGTCTCAGCTGTATTTTCTCCTCTTTAGGTTTCCAGTTCATTACAAACATCACCTTCAGATACTCAGGCAATCGCTTAATAAACTCAGCTGACTCCTGATACGACAAACTTTTTCTTATGGTGTGTAAAACACGACTTACTGCTAAACCGGCCTTTTCAGGATTATTGAAACCCAAGACCTGGTTTATTTCTTTGATCAGGCCATTATCCTTCAGCGCAAGATCAGAATAGTTTAGAGCTATTGTATTTTCCATATATTTACCTGATGCTAAATATGTTACTATTTATTTCTCATGTAGCATCAGGTAAATAATCGTGCCAACCCGTTCCGGGGCGATTTAAATGACAAATTAGCAGTATCAGCCCTCCTTTATGGCAGGCTTTACGTAGACTGATTTCACATTGTGGTGAGGCGTTATGCCACTATTCCACAACCCATTCTACTTTGTCTGCAATGTCCTTTCTTCTTCCCTGTGGCCATTTGTCAGACTTAGGCATACCTATGTATAAAAACCCCAGCAGCTTGTCATCTTCTCCCAGGTTAAAAAACGGCTTTACTTCTTCATTAAAAGTAATGCCACCAGTACTCCAATAGCAACCAATTTTATGAGCCGAAGCTGTAAGCCACATATTTTGCACAGCACAAGCAGTAGCACACACTTCTTCTATTTCTGGTAGAATAGGCGTTCTTTTCATGCCAATAGCTATAATATGAGAGCACTCTAACGGCTTGGATAACAGCTTTTCATATTTTTTCTCATCAAATGAGTCTTCGTTTTGACTCTTATAAAAGTCTGCCTGAAACTGACCTAATTTTTTCAATCCTTCTCCTTTGAAAACGGTAAATCGCCATGGCTCTGTAAGCTTATGAGTTGGTGCCCAGTTAGCATTTTCCAGCATTGTTTGTATTATGGAGTCATCTACCTCTTCACCAGAAAACATATTGGTATAAATAGATCGTCTCTCTCTAATCATCTCGTTAACCGCTGTTGTAAAATCCATCTGTTAATCTTTTATTTATTATTTAATTTTCAACCTCTAATCTCGGGTCAGAGTTTACCTAATATAAAATTTAAAGTTAAGCCAATGAAGTTTTTTATCGCATGCCTTTCTTTGCTTTTGTTTATAACTCCTTATACACAAGGCCAGAAAAAGTTTTTAAAAACCGTTTTTGAGAAATCTGACGGCAAGCAAACAGGCACTTACGAGCAAACTATTCAATACTACAAAGAGCTCTCTGCTGAGTCTCCATATATATCTATGCAAGAGGTAGGCGAAACGGACAGTGGCCACCCTCTGCATCTGGTGCTATTTGATACTGATAAAAACTTTGACCTGGAAGCCGCCCGATCTAAAGGAAAAACCATTATTCTGATCAATAACGGCATACACCCGGGAGAGCCCGATGGTGTAGAAGCCTCAGAAATGTTGCTGAGAGATTATGCCACTAATAAAAAAAGAAGAGGGCAGTTGAAAGATATTACACTTGCCATCATACCATTATATAATATTGGCGGGGCGCTCAACAGAAATGAGCACAGTCGTGCTAACCAAAACGGTCCTGAGTCATATGGATTTAGAGGTAATGCCCGAAACTATGATCTAAACCGTGATTTCATAAAGGCTGACAGCAAAAATGCCCGAGCTTTTTATGAGATCTATCAAATGGTATTACCTGATATTTTTATTGACACCCACGTGAGCAACGGTGCTGATTACCAATACAGTATCACTCACCTGGCTACTCAGCATAACAAGCTAGGTGCAGACATGGGCGGATATCTGCATGAAGAATTTACTCCTGCTCTTGAGCAAAAAATGACTGAAAAGAAAAGTGAAATCACTCCGTATGTGAATGTTTTCAACACCACACCTGATTCTGAAGGCATCATCCAATTTATGGATTACCCACGCTACTCTACTGGCTATACCACACTTTTCAATACGCTTGGCTTTATGATAGAAACACACATGCTGAAGCCTTTTGATGTAAGGGTAGAAGCCACTTATAATTTCTTAGAAAGCGTAATAGAGTTGGCGATTAAGGATGGAAAAGAAATTCAACAACTACACCATAGCTATACTTTAAACCCTGGAGATTTACACTATCTGGACTGGGAAATAGACAAGGAAAATCCGGAAATGTTTGCTTTCAAGGGCTATGAAGGAGAAATGATAGAAAGTAAATTCACCGGACAGAAAAGGCTTTTTTATGATAGAGAAAAGCCCTTTACCCGAGAAATACCCTATTACAATAATTTTAAAGGCACCACAGAAGTAATAGTACCTAAGGCCTATATTATTCCACAAGGCTGGCATGAAGTTATTGATCGTTTAAAATGGTCTCAAGTAGAGTTTTCCAGATTTGAAAATGATACCATTATTAATGTTGAGGGTTATCGTATTAAAAATTATAACACTGCCTCCAGACCATATGAGGGGCACTACAGGCACACAGACATAGACGTAATTAAAGACAAAAAGAATATCGATTTCCGTAAAGGAGATTACATCTTCTATATCAATCAACCTGGTGGCCGGTTTTTGATAGAAACACTAGAACCACAAGCTCCTGATTCTTACTTCAGTTGGAATTTCTTTGATACTATTTTGCAGCAAAAAGAGCACTTCTCTCCTTACGTTTTTGAAGATATTGCCTATGAGCTTTTACAAAATGACCCGCAGTTAAAAGAAGCCTTTGAAAGAAAGAAAAATGAAGATGAAGAGTTTGCCGCTAGTAGCTACAGGCAGCTGAGCTTTATTTATGAGCACTCGCCTTACTACGAAGAAGCACACCTGAACTACCCTGTTTATAGGTTGGTAGATTAAAAAAACGAGGTGGTATCAAAATTACTTTTAGGTATATTCATTTGATACCACCTCGTTTTAAACACTATAGAATTTTAATTTTCCTGTTCAATATCCTTTTTGTCGAAGTCTCCTGCTTTGATATAAATCATATCATCAGCGTCTATGTATTTTTTCATAGCCGCATTAATTTGCTCAACTGTTAATGACTCTATTTTCTTTTCAAAATCTTTATCCCACTCCATGGTTCTGTCGAGATATAAGTATTCATTAAGCATAGAAGCCAAAGATCTATCCTGAGAGCGCGTAACCTGGCGAGATTGTAAGTACCCAGACTTAGCTGCGGCTACCTCCTCTTTAGTAAAACCTTCAGTAACTACTTTATTTATTTCCTCCTTAAAAGCCTTTTCTAATGCCTCCGCATTTTCCGGAGCATAAATAGCATATGCACCAAACATGGCATAGTCATCTTTAGAAGCTGCGCTAAAGAACGAGCCTACACCATAACTTAAGCCTTCTTTTTGTCTTATTCTGGTTGCCAATCGTGAATTCAAAAATCCACCACCTAACATATAATTACCCAGCACCATAGCGGCATAATCCGAGCTGCCATCGCTTAAAGGCAATTGCATACCGGCCATGAACATAGCATTAGCCTTGTCTGGTGTTTCAATGGACTTGTTCATAGGCTTAGTTTTTACATATTTGCTGGCTATACGCTCAAACTCTGAGGGAGATTTCCAGCTGCCAAAAATATCGTACACCTTTTTCTTAATAGGCTCCTTTTCAAAATCACCAACAATAGAAACCTCCGCATAGGTAGCACCGAAGAAATCCTTATAAAACTTCTTCACATCTTCCAGCTTGGTCTCTTTGGCCAATTTTATCTGCTCTTCGAAAGTAGGGGTATACCTGGGATCATCAGGAGAATAAGAATTCAAATTTCTATCAAATGCCAGAGAAGCTAATGACATAGGTTCACTCAGCTGCTCTTCTGCACTGGCCAGCTTTTCTTCTTTCAACTTATCAAACTCTTCTTGTGGAAATGATGGGTCTTTTAAAATCTCACCAACCAAATCAAGTACTGCTGGCAGGTTTTCCTTCACTGTTTCAATATATACCGAAGTCTGAGAATAACTACCATAAATACTTAACTGAGCTTTTAGCTGATCAAACTTATCACTAATCTCCTGGCGAGACATGGTAGACGTTCCTTTGTTAAGCATATCAGCCGTAAACTCAGCTGTCATCGCTTTATTTTTAAGCTTATTCAAGCTGCCATAGCGCAGAGTTATCTTAGCATTTACTGCCTCACCTCTGTTTTTCTTGGGCAGCAAAACTACACTAAGCCCCTTCTTGGCGTCTTCTCTTTCAAGCCTCTTTTCTATGTTAGATGGCGATGCATCAAAGGCCTCACCAGCGGCTATCTCTACATTACCTTTATAATCTTTCACTAAGGCCGCTACATCTGGCGTTTCTGGTATTTTTGCTCTCTCAGGGTTTTCTGTAGGTATGAAATAGCCCACTGTACGGTTAGAGCTTTTTATATACTTGTTAGCCACAGCCTGTACCTTTTCAGTAGTCACTTCTTTTAAACGGTCACGATTAATAAAGAATAATCTCCAGTCACCTGAAGCAATGTACTCACTCAAGGTTAAACCAATACGATCTGAGCTATTGTAAGCTAGCTCTATATCTTTTAAAAGCTTAGTCTTTGCCCTTTCTACTTCTTGATCAGTAATCGGTTCTACATCTACATTATCCAAAGTAGAGAGAAATACGGAACTGGCATCATCTAAAGGTTGCTCCTTACGCACGGTGGAGAAGAAATAT includes the following:
- a CDS encoding nitroreductase family protein; this translates as MDFTTAVNEMIRERRSIYTNMFSGEEVDDSIIQTMLENANWAPTHKLTEPWRFTVFKGEGLKKLGQFQADFYKSQNEDSFDEKKYEKLLSKPLECSHIIAIGMKRTPILPEIEEVCATACAVQNMWLTASAHKIGCYWSTGGITFNEEVKPFFNLGEDDKLLGFLYIGMPKSDKWPQGRRKDIADKVEWVVE
- a CDS encoding DUF2267 domain-containing protein, whose product is MENTIALNYSDLALKDNGLIKEINQVLGFNNPEKAGLAVSRVLHTIRKSLSYQESAEFIKRLPEYLKVMFVMNWKPKEEKIQLRHLDEFTEEVLNEDDNSEHKVFFKEVDALTAVITVLKTLNKHVDLLNFPSFHYNLKRELQETMLEVSSAA
- a CDS encoding M16 family metallopeptidase — encoded protein: MLNQKSNLVLSGICGFLLLFAGVVSAQVKNVQEGIKYVTTVEGISEYQLSNGLKVLLFPDQSKPTITVNITYEVGSKHENYGETGMAHLLEHLVFKGSPRHEDIPQELTEHGARPNGTTWYDRTNYFETFSATDENLEWALDLESDRMVNSYISKEDLTSEMTVVRNEFEMGENSPIGVLMERVASSAYLWHNYGNTTIGARADIENVPIDRLQAFYHKYYQPDNSVLTIAGKIDPEKTLKLVDKYFSPIPKPERVLQDAYTKEPTQDGERMVTLRRVGDIQAVMAAYHIPAASHEDFQSIDIIAEIMADEPSGRLYKNLVDKKKATDVYGFAFPLKEPGLLYFFSTVRKEQPLDDASSVFLSTLDNVDVEPITDQEVERAKTKLLKDIELAYNSSDRIGLTLSEYIASGDWRLFFINRDRLKEVTTEKVQAVANKYIKSSNRTVGYFIPTENPERAKIPETPDVAALVKDYKGNVEIAAGEAFDASPSNIEKRLEREDAKKGLSVVLLPKKNRGEAVNAKITLRYGSLNKLKNKAMTAEFTADMLNKGTSTMSRQEISDKFDQLKAQLSIYGSYSQTSVYIETVKENLPAVLDLVGEILKDPSFPQEEFDKLKEEKLASAEEQLSEPMSLASLAFDRNLNSYSPDDPRYTPTFEEQIKLAKETKLEDVKKFYKDFFGATYAEVSIVGDFEKEPIKKKVYDIFGSWKSPSEFERIASKYVKTKPMNKSIETPDKANAMFMAGMQLPLSDGSSDYAAMVLGNYMLGGGFLNSRLATRIRQKEGLSYGVGSFFSAASKDDYAMFGAYAIYAPENAEALEKAFKEEINKVVTEGFTKEEVAAAKSGYLQSRQVTRSQDRSLASMLNEYLYLDRTMEWDKDFEKKIESLTVEQINAAMKKYIDADDMIYIKAGDFDKKDIEQEN
- a CDS encoding M14 family metallopeptidase codes for the protein MKFFIACLSLLLFITPYTQGQKKFLKTVFEKSDGKQTGTYEQTIQYYKELSAESPYISMQEVGETDSGHPLHLVLFDTDKNFDLEAARSKGKTIILINNGIHPGEPDGVEASEMLLRDYATNKKRRGQLKDITLAIIPLYNIGGALNRNEHSRANQNGPESYGFRGNARNYDLNRDFIKADSKNARAFYEIYQMVLPDIFIDTHVSNGADYQYSITHLATQHNKLGADMGGYLHEEFTPALEQKMTEKKSEITPYVNVFNTTPDSEGIIQFMDYPRYSTGYTTLFNTLGFMIETHMLKPFDVRVEATYNFLESVIELAIKDGKEIQQLHHSYTLNPGDLHYLDWEIDKENPEMFAFKGYEGEMIESKFTGQKRLFYDREKPFTREIPYYNNFKGTTEVIVPKAYIIPQGWHEVIDRLKWSQVEFSRFENDTIINVEGYRIKNYNTASRPYEGHYRHTDIDVIKDKKNIDFRKGDYIFYINQPGGRFLIETLEPQAPDSYFSWNFFDTILQQKEHFSPYVFEDIAYELLQNDPQLKEAFERKKNEDEEFAASSYRQLSFIYEHSPYYEEAHLNYPVYRLVD
- a CDS encoding methyltransferase domain-containing protein, translating into MASKFDHRSNDPELMDDLNSSGQVIEQTLKELEVINKWLGGNYVTTNGLSKLVSRQELSSSPLVILDLGCGSGDMLKRMANWGRKRNIKLQLIGIDANPNIIEWAKNNSKDYEEISFKCLNIFSEDFKNIPCDIITSTLFTHHFTDEELIILLKQFKEQAKMGLVINDLHRHWFAFYSIKILTSVFSKSPMVKYDAALSVLRSFRKKDIQKVLTESGCKQYSLRWLWAFRWQLVIRF